The sequence GTCGCCTGGCACTTGAAGGATATCTGGCCGTTGCGCCAGAACTCTACTTCCGTCAGGGCGATCCAAACGACTATAGCGATATTCCAACGCTGTTCAGCAATCTGGTCAGCAAAGTCCCGGACGCGCAGGTGCTGGCCGATCTCGACCACGTTGCCAGCTGGGCGGCGCGTAACGGCGGCGACCCGCACCGTCTGATGGTCACCGGCTTCTGCTGGGGCGGACGCATTAGCTGGCTGTATGCCGCACACAATCCGCAGCTCAAAGCGGCTGTCGCCTGGTATGGCAAACTGGTGGGCGAGAAAACGCTGAATTCGCCAAAACATCCGGTGGACATCGCCACTGAGCTCAATGCCCCGGTGCTGGGTCTGTATGGCGGCCAGGACACCGGTATTTCGCTTGATTCGGTAGAAACCATGCGCCATGCGCTACGGGCAGCCAATGCCAATGCTGAGATTGTGGTGTATCCGGATGCCGGACATGCGTTTAACGCAGATTACCGTCCGAGTTATCACGCGGAATCGGCGAAAGATGGCTGGCAGAGAATGCTGGCGTGGTTTAGCCAGTACGGCGGGAAGAAATAAACACTTCGCAGCCCCGGCGAAAGCCGGGGCTGCGTCAGGGCTTACTCCAGGCCCAGATGTTTCCACAGCTCGTCCATCGGCAGCGTGGCCAGGGCGATACGCTCATCCGCCGCACCATACCAGATATGCAACGTGTCATTACGCACCAGCGCCCCGCAGGTAAAGACGACGTTACCGAAAAAGCCTTCACGCTCATAGGGCGCGCTCGGCTCCAGCAGCGGTACGGAAGATTTGGCGATGAGGGTGAGCGGATCCTCAAGATCCAGAAGCAGAGCGCCCAGGCAATAACGCTGGCTAGCGTCAACGCCGTGATAAATCTCCAGCCAGCCGCGCGCGGTCTTGATCAGCGGCGCGCCGCCACCCGACTTCAGCGCATCCCATTCGTCTCCCGAGCGTCCCAGCAGATGCCGGTGGTTTCCCCAGTGCAGCATATCGGGCGATTCGCAGATCCAGATTTCCGGGTGGCCGAAATGGCAGGGCGCGGGCCGGGTAAGCGCCCGGAAGGATCCGCCAACCTTCTCCGGGAAGAAACAGACGTCGCGGTTATCAGGGCAGAAAATCAGCCCTTTCTTGTCGACGGAGATAAAATCAACGGTGGTCGCCAGCGCGGTGGAGATACCCAGCGATGACACGGCGGAGTAATTGATGTACCAGACATCGTCAATCAGGGTGATACGCGCATCTTCACAGCCAAATTCCTCATAGCGGCTGTCGGCGGTAATAAACGGCTGTTGATCGATGGTGAAATTTACACCGTCCTGGCTTCGCGCCAGGCGCAGGTGGGACATTGACGTCAGCCAGACCTGAGCCGGGTCGCTTTTCAGCACAATGGTACGCGGGTCGCTAAAATCATAGCGCGGGTCGTTGCGGTCGAACGTTTTTGTTGCCGCCTGCCAGCCGCCGGACTGCTGCACCAGAAGCGGAACGACGATCTTCTGTGGGTCATCATTTATCACGCTCTCGGCAACCCGAAGCAGCAGGATAATCTCCCCATGATACTCCGTTACCCCGGCGTTAAAGACGCACTCCACTTTCCGTCCTGGCAGAGAAGGCACCACGTCGCTCGGGGTGATCAACGGATTCTTACCGTGTCTGTTCATATACACTCCTTTTTATCAGAATTTGATTTTTATCCAGCTGCTGCGCGTTTTGGCCGTACAGGACATCCGCTTCAATGGCCCACAATGGGTTTTGTACCGGCTGGCCAAAATTCACGGCCACCCAGACCTGTTCCTGCGCCGTTGTTCGGGTAAACCAGACGCACGCCTTATGGCGCTTCAGTAGGCTGCACTCCCCATGCTGTAGCGCCCCGATGGCGGCCCGAAGCGCAATGAAGGTCTGGTACTGACGCCACAACGAGCCGGGCGTCGATATCTGATGTTCGGCATTGAGCAAGGGATAGTCCTGGCTGACGGGCATCCACGGCGTGGATGTGGAAAAGCCCGCAAACGGTGCGTCGCACCAGAGGAAGGGGGCGCGGGACCCATCCCGTGAATGTTCAATGGCCTGCGCCAGCGCGTCGGCGGCACTGCACCCCTGCCGCATGGCCGTGTCGTAGAAGGTTTTTCCCTGAATATCAAAAATCTGCCCGACCGTCTGAGGCACATAGTCGGGCATCCCCAACTCGTCACCCTGAAAAATAAACGGTACGCCGCGCACGGTCAGCTGTAGCGCCAGAACGGCCAACGCCCGGGCGGCGTCATGCGGGCCTTCACCAAAGCGGCTAATCATGCGCGGCATATCGTGGCTGGAAAAGAATAGCGTCGGCAGGCCAGACTGCAGCGCCAGCGTGGCGTTAATCTCGTCGCACAGGCGTGCCGCATCGAAGGTTTTCTGGCTGCCAATATTGAAGTTAAAGACCACGTCCATCAGCGACGGGGCCTGATAACGGGCCAGGGTCTCCCTCTCCTCGCTGCCGATTTCGCCGATCAGGAAAACATCCCCTTGCTGCCTGGCATGTTGGCATACGCGCTGCAGCGTGCCGATGAGTCCCGGCTGATTCACGTCATGCTCATGCTGCTGTACTCCCGCTTTCTCCGGATTGTCAGGCCCGATGCCGCGCGTACTGAGGAAATTAATCACGTCGAAGCGGAAGCCATCCACGCCCTGTGCCTGCCAGAAATCAATGACCTGAAGCATTTCCTGCTCAACCGCGGGGTTCGCCCAGTTAAGATCGACCTGCTCAGGCGCGAATTTATGGTAGTAAAACTCGCCGGTGTCCGGCTCCGGGCTCCAGGCGCTGCCGGAAAAAAATGACTCCCAGTTGTTAGGGTGCGCGCTGAAAAGAAAATAGTCCCGATAGCGGCTTGCGGGATTATTCCAGGCATCCTGAAACCACGGATGCTGCGAAGAGACATGATTAAGCACCAGATCGATAATGACCCGGATCCCCTTTTCATGGCAGCGATGAACGACGTCGCGAAAATCGGTCAGCGTGCCGAATCGTGGGTCGACGGCGCAGTAATCACTAATGTCATACCCGTTATCCACCAGAGGAGAGGGGTAAAACGGCGTGATCCAGATGGCACCGATGCCTAACGCGCTCAGGTAATCCACTTTTGAGAGCAGGCCTGGGAAATCACCCAGCCCGTCACCGTTACCATCGCAAAACGACGGCAGATAAATTTGGTAACAGGTACAGGCCTGCCACCAGGGTTGTTTGTTCACCGTACATTCCTTATTTCAGTGATAACGACATGCCCTGCAGGAAATATTTCCGGAACAGGATAAACAACACGATGACCGGCAGCATTTGCACCACGGCTCCCGCCATCACTGGCCCCAGATAAACGCCGTAGGATTTACTGAAGGTGGCCAGCAGCACCGAAAACGGCATTTTGTCGGCATCGCGCATGACAATCAGCGGCCAGAGGAAGTTGTCCCACGAGCTTGAGAAGGTAAATAGCGCCACGATCGCCAGAATGGACTTGTTCAGCGGCATCATGACGTGCCGCAGAATGGCCCACAGGCTGGCATGATCCAGACGCGCGGCGTACAGGTAATCGTTGGGCGTACCCTTGAAGCTCTGAGACACCATAAAGATCCCCCAGGCACTCATTGCATAAGGCAGGATCATGGCGCTGTAACGGTTGATCAGACCGAGCTCACGCATCAGCACAAACTGTGGAATGATGAACATGAAAACCGGGAAAACCATCTGCACAATCAAGAGATTACGGAAAGCGTTTTTGCCCCAGAATTCCGTTTTTGCCAGCGCATAGCCCACCAGCATGGAGGTGACGGTCACGCTCGCGGTCACGGTGACAGAGACGAAAAGCGAGTTAAGCAGCGTGCGCAGAAACGGCTTATCGGCCCGGTTGCTGTTATCGAAAAGGAAAGTGTAATTTTCGAGCGTCAGCGTGCCCGAAAAGAGATCCGTGGTATAAATCTGTGCCGTAGGCTTCAGGGATGACACGACCATCCAGACAAACGGATAGAGCCAGCTTAACGCCAGAATAAACATCAGCGCATGAATTAGCAGGCTCAGGGGCGTGAGTTTTTTCATTCATACAATCTCAATGTGTTTTTCGAATAACCGACGAAATAGCCAGATCATCAGGAAACTGCAGGCAGCGACGATAATCGACATGGCAGCAGCCCAGGTAGGTTTCATATTTTGAAACGCGGCTTCGTACATGACCACCATGGGACTGGTGGTACTGTTTAGTGGCCCACCACCGGTAATTAAATAGGGCTCTGTAAAAATACTGAACGCCACCGTAATAGCCAGCACCATCACCATCACAATTTGCGGATTCATCATCGGCAGCGTTATTGCCCAGCCTTTCTGAAAACGCCCGGTTTTATCGAGAATAGCCGCACTATAAATATCCGATGGAATAGCCTGCATGCCGGAATAGAGAATTAATCCGTAATAACCGACAAATTTCCAGGTCACGATAAGCGCAATGGATAGCATGGCGCAGTCAGGGTTGGTAAACCACGGCACGGAAATCCCAAACCACGCAGACAATAAGCGGTTAACCGGGCCGTACTCATTAAAGAGACGGGAAAAGACAATTGAGTACGCCACCCCTGACGAGATATTTGCCAGTAAAAAACTCAGGGCGATAACCCCCGGCCGTAGTTAATTCTGCGTAATCCGGCAGCAAAAAGCAGCGCGGTAATAAACACGATCGGGACATACCACATTAAAAAGCGGCAAATGTTCCACATGGATGTCCAGAATA comes from Enterobacter kobei and encodes:
- a CDS encoding dienelactone hydrolase family protein; the encoded protein is MTEKTGFAPAAAPLASTIVSTSEEAITAGETSIPSQGENMPAWHARPKSADGPLPIVIVVQEIFGVHEHIRDLCRRLALEGYLAVAPELYFRQGDPNDYSDIPTLFSNLVSKVPDAQVLADLDHVASWAARNGGDPHRLMVTGFCWGGRISWLYAAHNPQLKAAVAWYGKLVGEKTLNSPKHPVDIATELNAPVLGLYGGQDTGISLDSVETMRHALRAANANAEIVVYPDAGHAFNADYRPSYHAESAKDGWQRMLAWFSQYGGKK
- a CDS encoding glycoside hydrolase family 130 protein; amino-acid sequence: MNRHGKNPLITPSDVVPSLPGRKVECVFNAGVTEYHGEIILLLRVAESVINDDPQKIVVPLLVQQSGGWQAATKTFDRNDPRYDFSDPRTIVLKSDPAQVWLTSMSHLRLARSQDGVNFTIDQQPFITADSRYEEFGCEDARITLIDDVWYINYSAVSSLGISTALATTVDFISVDKKGLIFCPDNRDVCFFPEKVGGSFRALTRPAPCHFGHPEIWICESPDMLHWGNHRHLLGRSGDEWDALKSGGGAPLIKTARGWLEIYHGVDASQRYCLGALLLDLEDPLTLIAKSSVPLLEPSAPYEREGFFGNVVFTCGALVRNDTLHIWYGAADERIALATLPMDELWKHLGLE
- a CDS encoding alpha-amylase family glycosyl hydrolase, translating into MNKQPWWQACTCYQIYLPSFCDGNGDGLGDFPGLLSKVDYLSALGIGAIWITPFYPSPLVDNGYDISDYCAVDPRFGTLTDFRDVVHRCHEKGIRVIIDLVLNHVSSQHPWFQDAWNNPASRYRDYFLFSAHPNNWESFFSGSAWSPEPDTGEFYYHKFAPEQVDLNWANPAVEQEMLQVIDFWQAQGVDGFRFDVINFLSTRGIGPDNPEKAGVQQHEHDVNQPGLIGTLQRVCQHARQQGDVFLIGEIGSEERETLARYQAPSLMDVVFNFNIGSQKTFDAARLCDEINATLALQSGLPTLFFSSHDMPRMISRFGEGPHDAARALAVLALQLTVRGVPFIFQGDELGMPDYVPQTVGQIFDIQGKTFYDTAMRQGCSAADALAQAIEHSRDGSRAPFLWCDAPFAGFSTSTPWMPVSQDYPLLNAEHQISTPGSLWRQYQTFIALRAAIGALQHGECSLLKRHKACVWFTRTTAQEQVWVAVNFGQPVQNPLWAIEADVLYGQNAQQLDKNQILIKRSVYEQTR
- a CDS encoding carbohydrate ABC transporter permease, which encodes MKKLTPLSLLIHALMFILALSWLYPFVWMVVSSLKPTAQIYTTDLFSGTLTLENYTFLFDNSNRADKPFLRTLLNSLFVSVTVTASVTVTSMLVGYALAKTEFWGKNAFRNLLIVQMVFPVFMFIIPQFVLMRELGLINRYSAMILPYAMSAWGIFMVSQSFKGTPNDYLYAARLDHASLWAILRHVMMPLNKSILAIVALFTFSSSWDNFLWPLIVMRDADKMPFSVLLATFSKSYGVYLGPVMAGAVVQMLPVIVLFILFRKYFLQGMSLSLK